From Vreelandella neptunia, the proteins below share one genomic window:
- the cmk gene encoding (d)CMP kinase, with amino-acid sequence MNDRVAAAPVLTIDGPGGAGKGTISGLVAERLGWHLLDSGALYRLTAQAAVKHNVAVDDELGLARLAEQLDVAFPVEEGQPRTLLEGEDVGQVIRTEQAGERASQVAALPAVRQALLQRQRDFCQAPGLVADGRDMGTVVFPDAALKIFLTASADERARRRHLQLQEAGVNASLSSLLKEIQARDARDTQRSVAPLKPADDAITLDTTRLSIPEVVDRLTELLAQRGLVSGV; translated from the coding sequence ATGAATGATCGTGTTGCCGCTGCTCCCGTTCTCACCATTGATGGCCCTGGCGGTGCAGGTAAAGGCACCATTAGTGGTTTGGTGGCAGAACGCCTAGGTTGGCATCTTCTCGATAGCGGCGCGCTTTATCGGTTGACGGCTCAAGCGGCGGTTAAGCACAACGTGGCCGTTGACGATGAGTTGGGTCTGGCACGTTTGGCAGAACAGCTGGATGTGGCGTTTCCTGTTGAAGAGGGGCAGCCACGTACGCTGCTTGAAGGTGAAGATGTTGGCCAGGTGATTCGCACCGAACAGGCCGGCGAGCGCGCTTCCCAAGTGGCGGCCCTGCCTGCGGTGCGCCAAGCCCTGCTACAACGCCAGCGCGATTTTTGCCAGGCTCCAGGCTTGGTGGCGGATGGCCGTGACATGGGTACCGTGGTGTTTCCTGACGCGGCGCTGAAGATTTTTTTAACCGCCAGTGCCGATGAACGGGCACGTCGCCGTCATCTACAGTTGCAGGAAGCCGGGGTGAATGCTAGTCTTTCGAGTCTTTTAAAGGAGATTCAGGCACGCGATGCACGCGACACGCAGCGTAGTGTGGCTCCTCTCAAGCCGGCAGATGATGCCATTACGCTTGATACCACGCGCCTGAGCATACCGGAAGTGGTTGATCGACTGACCGAACTGCTCGCCCAAAGAGGGCTGGTAAGCGGCGTGTGA